One Coprobacter fastidiosus genomic window, ATGAAGAACATAATAGAGCCTATTGTAATGCCGTAATCTCAGAGCGAGATTTACGGGAATATTATTTACCTTCATTCGAAAAATGTATCGTAGAAGGTAAAGCGCAATCCATTATGACCGCATACAACGCTGTTAACGGCATACCTTGTACGGTAAATACTTATCTGATAAAAAAAGTGCTACGTGAAGATTGGGGATTTCAAGGCTATGTAGTAACGGACTGCAGTGCTCCCGCATGGATGGTAACACAACATAAATATGTAAAAGATTATGAAACGGCGGCCGTATTGATGGCTAAAGCCGGATCGGATATGGAATGTGCAGACAATGTTTATACCCAACCTTTATTGAATGCATATTACAATTACCGGGTAAGTGACGCCGATATCGATTCCATTGCTTATCATCTGCTTCGCGGACGGATGTTGCTCGGTCTATTCGATGATCCGGAAAAAAATCCATACAACAAAATAAGTCCGGAAAAAGTCGGATGTAAAGAACATCAGGAATTAGCTCTTGAAACAGCCCGCCAAAGTCTCGTATTGTTGAAAAACGAAAATAACTTCTTACCGATCAATCCGAAAAAAATCAAGTCGATCGCCGTTGTTGGAATCAATGCCGACCGTTGTGAATTCGGAGATTATAGCGGTACGCCGGTTAACGAGTCTGTAACGGTGCTCGAAGGAATAAAAAGATTAGTAGGCGATCAAGTGAAAGTGGTACATGCTCCTTGGGTATCCAGTGCAACAGGATATGAACCTATTAATAAGAGTTTCTTTCCGGACGGATTGAAAGCCGAATATTTCAACAATAAAAATCTGGAAGGAACTCCGGCTGTCCGCACTGAAGAAGAGCTATATTATGACCCGGTAAACAGACCACCAGATCCGTTTCTTCCGAAAGCTCCGATGTCGGCGAGATGGACGGGAGACCTACTCCCGACCGTCTCAGGTGAATATACGCTTACTCTAAAAACCGACGATGGCTGTCGCTTATATTTGGATGACAAAAAACTGATCGATTCATGGGTAGATCGTCCCGCCACAGACGATAAGGTGTTGGTAAACCTCGAAGCCGGAAAAAGATATAAAATCAAAGTCGAATATTTCGACGGCGGAGGAGACTGTTTCGCACGTCTTTACTGGAAAGCTCCCGACCTCGACAGTCGTGATCGTATCAACCTATTCGGCGAAGCAGGTAAAGCGGCTAAAGAGTGTGACATAACCGTTGCCGTATTGGGGATAGACAAATCTATCGAACGCGAAGGTCAAGACCGTTATACGCTCGAATTACCGGCAGATCAACAAGAGTTTATCCGGGAAATATACAAAATAAATCCCAAAACTGTTGTCGTATTAGTGGCCGGAAGCTCGATTGCCATCAACTGGATAGATGAAAATATTCCTGCAATTATCGATGCCTGGTATCCCGGTGAACAAGGAGGAACGGCCGTTGCCGAAGCCCTATTCGGGAAATATAATCCGGGAGGACGTTTACCATTGACTTTCTATAATTCGATGGATGAATTGCCTCCTTTCGATGATTACGCCGTTAAGAAAGGCCGTACATACCAATACTTTACCGGCAAACCGTTATACGAATTCGGATATGGACTCAGCTATACCAAATTCAATTACAGAAAACTGAATATCGCATCAAAACAGGATACGATCAACATACAGTTCTCAATCTCGAATACAGGTAAATACGACGGAGACGAAGTCGCCCAAGTATATGTGCAATATCCCGAGACCGGAACATACATGCCGATCAAGCAACTGAAAGGATTCAAGCGGGTTCACATCAAAAAAGGACAGACCCAAAATGTATCTATTTCAATCCCGAAAAAAGAGCTTCGCTATTGGGATGAAAAAACGAGAAAGTTTGTAACGCCTTCAGGTAATTACATTTTCCAAGTAGGTAGTTCTTCACAAAGAATCAATCTTCAAAAAACTTTTGCTTTATAAAAGCAGATTTTCAGGAAGTTGTGCAAAATAGCGCAACTTCCTGAAATAAAACAAAATAAAGAATAACGTAATTCAAATTAAAATGTAATTACAATGAAAAAAAGATTATTGTTTATTTCGTTGCTGGCTGTAGCGATCGCAGGAATATCCGCTTCTTCAGTCTCCGGTGCAAATGCTAAAAAGAAGAAAAAAAGTACTCCGGTAACCTTAGGTCCTAATCCTTTTATCACACACATGTTCACAGCAGACCCGTCGGCTCATGTATGGAAAGACGGACGCTTATACGTTTATCCCTCCCACGACATAGATCCTCCTCGCGGATGTGATTTGATGGACCGTTACCATGTCTTTTCTACCGATGATATGGTAAACTGGAAAGATCACGGAGAGATTTTAAACTCGAGCCAAGTGCCTTGGGGACGTCCCGAAGGCGGTTTTATGTGGGCTCCCGACTGTGCGTATAAAGACGGTACATATTACTTTTATTTCCCTCATCCGAGCAGTTCTGACGTACATTGTTCATGGAAAGTCGGAATCGCAACAAGCAAGCATCCGGCAAAAGATTTTAAAGTACAAGGATATATCAAAGGCATTGACGATGCTTGCGGAATGATCGATCCCTGCGTATTTATCGATGATGACGGACAGGCTTATCTTTATCATGGCGGTTGTGGCAGAATCATCGGCGCCAAAATGAAAGACAATATGATGGAACTGGCGGAAAAACCCCGAAGTATGGAAGGACTGAAAGATTTTCATGAAGGAGCTTGGGTACATAAAAGAAACGGAATTTATTATCTGATGTATTCCGACAATGTCCCCCATCCCGAAGGTAACCGATTGGTTTATGCTACCAGTACAAATCCATTAGGGCCATGGACCTACCAAGGTGTGATTCTGGAAGCAACAGGTTCGGGAACAAGTCATGGTTCTATCGTAGAATACAAAGGCGAATGGTTTCTCTTTTATCACAACAGCGACCTTTCCGGTGGAAAACCGGAATTACGTTCCATTTGTGTAGACAAACTGTATTACAATCCCGATGGAACTATTCAATTAGTAAAACAAACCAAAGGGACTCCTAAAAAATAATAGGATTCAATACGAATAAAATAACAAAAATTACACTCACTATCATCTTCAGATACCGGATATAACCTCTATTTAGGAAAGTATCCGGTATTTTCTCTAAATAAAGATAAAACATATGACCCAAAAGTTATTTCTTTCTCTTTTTTCAATCTTTCTCTTTTTAAATGGATACGCTAAGAATCGAGAAATCATGCCTCTCGATAAAGAATGGTTATTTCAAAAAAAAGATATAACCGAGCCCATCCAAATCTATACATCATGGGATACCGTAAATATTCCTCACGATTGGGCTATAAACGGACCTTTCGATCTAAATCAAGACATGCAATTCGTGCAAGTCATTGAAGATGGTGATAAAGAAGCAAAACTCCGCACCGGAAGAACGGGAGCATTACCCGCCACCGGAATGGGACAATATCGGAAAGAATTATTTTTACCTGTAGAAAAATCTACACAAAGAGTATATATCGAATTCGATGGAGTAATGAGCAATGCAAAAATTTATCTAAATGGAGAGTATATAGGAGAGCGTCCTTATGGATATTCTTCGTTCTCATTCGACCTAACTGATCATTTTAAATTCGGTAAAAAAAACATTTTGGATGTGACAGTAGAAAACAAACCTGAAATGTCCCGATTTTATACCGGAGCAGGTATCTATCGTCCTGTCAGATTAATATGCACTTCTCCTATACATGTAGCCCATTGGGGAACATTCATTTGCACACCCGAGATCTCTACAAAGAAAGGATCGGTATCAATAAAAACCAACATAAATGCATTCACTGAAAAAAAAGGAAAAATAAAACTGATTACAGAGATATATGACCCTTCAGGTAAATGCGTATCTTCTGTAAGCTCATCAAAAGATATAATGTCCACTCTTCTATTCGAGCAAAACTGCACAGTAAAAAAACCCGCGCTATGGGATACAGAACATCCACATCTATATACAGCGGTATCTAAAGTATATTTTAACGGTGAACAAACAGATATATATAAAACGACATTCGGATTTCGTACAATAAAATTTGATAAAGACAAAGGGTTTTTCCTCAATGAAAAAGCGACAAAAATAAAAGGAGTATGCCTGCATCATGATTTAGGACCATTAGGAGCAGCCGTAAATCTCAGAGCGACCGAACGCCAATTGGAGATAATGAAAGAAATGGGTTGTAACGCTATACGTACCAGCCACAATCCTCCATCTATTGAACTTCTTGAATTATGCGATAAAATGGGACTTATGGTACAGGTAGAAGCTTTTGACGAGTGGAAAAACGGAAAATGCGTAAACGGATATAATACTCTGTTCGATAAATGGGCGGAAAAGGACCTGACCGACCTGATTCGTCGCGACAGAAATCACCCATGTGTCATTATGTGGAGTATCGGTAATGAATTACGCGAACAAGATCAAAAAGAAGGCGGTCAGATAGCGCGTTTTCTCTCAGATATAGTACACCGGGAAGACCCCACCCGTCCCTCTACGGCAGGCTATAATAACCATATCGGTGCTATTATAAACGGTCTTGCAGATGCTGTCGATCTTGTCGGATTCAATTACAAACATTACGACTATCAAACCCAACATGAGAATCATCCTGAATATATTTTATACGGAAGTGAAACCAGCTCGGCTGTAAGTTCACGCGGAGTCTACAAATTCCCGGTAAAAGACAACTGGACTCCTTGGTATAATGACTATCAAATATCAAGTTATGATATGGATTATGTCCCTTGGGGTAGTGCTCCTGATACAGAATTCGAAAAACAGGATGACAACGAATTTCTTTTAGGTGAATTCGTATGGACAGGTTTCGATTATCTGGGAGAACCTTCTCCATACGGCGAAGGTGCGCCATCCCGCAGCTCTTATTTCGGGATAGTAGATCTGGCAGGGTTAAAAAAAGACAGATATTATTTATACCAAAGCCAATGGAGCAACAAACCGGTTTTACATGTTATGCCTCATTGGACATGGCCTGACCGCTTAGGACAAGAAGTTCCTATTCAATGCTACACAAACTATCCTGAGGTAGAGCTATTTGTCAATGGGAAAAGTATGGGAACAAAAAGGAAAGATAAAAGCCAAAAATTTCTACGTTATCGAATGAGATGGGACAATATCATCTATCAGCCCGGAGAAATAAAAATCATTGCAAAAAATGAAAAAGGTGAACCATGTGAAGAACGCATCATAAAAACAGCAGGAAATCCTGATAAAATATATCTAAAAGCCGATCGCGACACTTTATTAGCCAATGGAAAAGATTTATCTTTTATAACCGTAGAAATACAAGATAAAGAGGGTAACTTATGTCCACGTGATGCATCTTTACTTTTTGTAAAAGTAAACGGTAACGGAAAATTAAAAGCTCTATGCAACGGAGATGCAACCGATCTTATTCCCTTTACATCAAATTACATGCGAGTCTTTAATGGAAAAATGGTTATTATTGTCGAATCTAAAGATAAAACCGGAGAGATCAATATCGAAGTTTCCGGTGAAAGATTAAAAACTTCTTTCTATAAGTTAACATGTCAACAATAAGAACTTCTTAAAATAAACAAAAGAGGGTGTATCAAAATTGAGAAGATTTGATACATCCTCTTTTTCCCTTTGTTAAGTCTTAAAATTTATTAGGCAGCCATATTTAAAGAGTATCTCTTAAATCTTTGATTTTTCGCATATAGAATTATGGGAATAGCCATAAATTGGTTTTGTTTTGGACAATATCCTCCCTTGATGGCTTTTTTTGCCATTATTGAGCACATTTTCTTTAGATTGAAGGCAATGGCAAAGAAGGCAAGGTCCATTTCAACCTTGTCTATTCCAAAATGCCGGAAGCGTTTATATGCCATGTCGTATTTCATCTGTCCGAAGACGGCTTCCGGCTCTATGCACCGCCGTCCCCGGTATCTGATCCCTTCTTCTGATGTGAGCCTCTCCCCGGCTTTCCTCCGATATTCGTTCAGCCGGTGATTGACTTCGATAATCCTGTTCCCCTTAGCCTTGAAACAACTTCCATGAAGCGGGCATCCTTCACATCGGCGGGCCTTGTAGCGTGCGCTTTCAGTGACATATCCGCTTTCCGTCCTTGACCGTGCCGTACCGATACGTTTCATGTGTTGTCCCATCGGACAGACGTAATAGTCACCTTCGGCATTGTAGTATAAAGATTGCGGACTGAACGGGTTGGGCTCATAGTGCATCCGCTGTTCGCGGTGGAACCAATTGTATTTCACATAGGCGGCAATGCCGGCTTCATCCATGAACCGGTAGTTCTCTTCCGAACCGTAGCCGGAATCGGCAACCGCCTTGCCCGGCAGTTTATGGTAACGTTCGGCAAACGAGTTGAAGAACGGGATCATGGTCAATGTATCCCCGGGGGATTGAAACAGGCCGAAGTCAAGAATGAACTGATTCTCCGTTCCTATCTGAAGGTTATAACCCGGTCTGGTCTGCCCGCTGTTCATCGCATCCTCTTTCATGCGCATGAACGTGGCGTCAGGATCGGTTTTGGAACAGGAGTTGCGCTCGCCAAGGATGCGCAGCTTTTCGTCATATCCTTCAAGTTTGCTGGCATGTTCCTTGAGTTGCCTTATCTGTCTCTCTTTTTCTTTCCGATGACGCTTTTCC contains:
- the galB gene encoding beta-galactosidase GalB, with amino-acid sequence MPLDKEWLFQKKDITEPIQIYTSWDTVNIPHDWAINGPFDLNQDMQFVQVIEDGDKEAKLRTGRTGALPATGMGQYRKELFLPVEKSTQRVYIEFDGVMSNAKIYLNGEYIGERPYGYSSFSFDLTDHFKFGKKNILDVTVENKPEMSRFYTGAGIYRPVRLICTSPIHVAHWGTFICTPEISTKKGSVSIKTNINAFTEKKGKIKLITEIYDPSGKCVSSVSSSKDIMSTLLFEQNCTVKKPALWDTEHPHLYTAVSKVYFNGEQTDIYKTTFGFRTIKFDKDKGFFLNEKATKIKGVCLHHDLGPLGAAVNLRATERQLEIMKEMGCNAIRTSHNPPSIELLELCDKMGLMVQVEAFDEWKNGKCVNGYNTLFDKWAEKDLTDLIRRDRNHPCVIMWSIGNELREQDQKEGGQIARFLSDIVHREDPTRPSTAGYNNHIGAIINGLADAVDLVGFNYKHYDYQTQHENHPEYILYGSETSSAVSSRGVYKFPVKDNWTPWYNDYQISSYDMDYVPWGSAPDTEFEKQDDNEFLLGEFVWTGFDYLGEPSPYGEGAPSRSSYFGIVDLAGLKKDRYYLYQSQWSNKPVLHVMPHWTWPDRLGQEVPIQCYTNYPEVELFVNGKSMGTKRKDKSQKFLRYRMRWDNIIYQPGEIKIIAKNEKGEPCEERIIKTAGNPDKIYLKADRDTLLANGKDLSFITVEIQDKEGNLCPRDASLLFVKVNGNGKLKALCNGDATDLIPFTSNYMRVFNGKMVIIVESKDKTGEINIEVSGERLKTSFYKLTCQQ
- a CDS encoding IS1182 family transposase — protein: MLFPQRLDKDIADNDPVRVVDAVIDNLKLENFRKLYKERGRSPYHPKMMLKAVIYGYMNNLYSCRKIESALKRDIHFIWLAGYEQPDFNTINRFRNRVKEEINHVFTQLVIILAEKGFITLDVEYIDGTKIESKANKYTFVWRKTTESNRAKLMEKIKALLEQIDEAIAQDNAREENGQDFTPADLMDIADELNRSFGKEPEAATKQEKRHRKEKERQIRQLKEHASKLEGYDEKLRILGERNSCSKTDPDATFMRMKEDAMNSGQTRPGYNLQIGTENQFILDFGLFQSPGDTLTMIPFFNSFAERYHKLPGKAVADSGYGSEENYRFMDEAGIAAYVKYNWFHREQRMHYEPNPFSPQSLYYNAEGDYYVCPMGQHMKRIGTARSRTESGYVTESARYKARRCEGCPLHGSCFKAKGNRIIEVNHRLNEYRRKAGERLTSEEGIRYRGRRCIEPEAVFGQMKYDMAYKRFRHFGIDKVEMDLAFFAIAFNLKKMCSIMAKKAIKGGYCPKQNQFMAIPIILYAKNQRFKRYSLNMAA
- a CDS encoding glycoside hydrolase family 3 C-terminal domain-containing protein; translation: MKLMRKALSGVGLFMALTLHAQNEQPLYKDMNAPIHDRVMDLLSRMTVEEKVSLMIHNAPGIPRLEIDKYYHGNEALHGIVRPGKFTVFPQAIGMAASWNPELIYKISTAISDEARGKWNALGLGKKQLDGSSDLLSFWSPTVNMARDPRWGRTPETYGEDPHLTGTLGCAFVKGLQGNHPKYLKAVATPKHFAANNEEHNRAYCNAVISERDLREYYLPSFEKCIVEGKAQSIMTAYNAVNGIPCTVNTYLIKKVLREDWGFQGYVVTDCSAPAWMVTQHKYVKDYETAAVLMAKAGSDMECADNVYTQPLLNAYYNYRVSDADIDSIAYHLLRGRMLLGLFDDPEKNPYNKISPEKVGCKEHQELALETARQSLVLLKNENNFLPINPKKIKSIAVVGINADRCEFGDYSGTPVNESVTVLEGIKRLVGDQVKVVHAPWVSSATGYEPINKSFFPDGLKAEYFNNKNLEGTPAVRTEEELYYDPVNRPPDPFLPKAPMSARWTGDLLPTVSGEYTLTLKTDDGCRLYLDDKKLIDSWVDRPATDDKVLVNLEAGKRYKIKVEYFDGGGDCFARLYWKAPDLDSRDRINLFGEAGKAAKECDITVAVLGIDKSIEREGQDRYTLELPADQQEFIREIYKINPKTVVVLVAGSSIAINWIDENIPAIIDAWYPGEQGGTAVAEALFGKYNPGGRLPLTFYNSMDELPPFDDYAVKKGRTYQYFTGKPLYEFGYGLSYTKFNYRKLNIASKQDTINIQFSISNTGKYDGDEVAQVYVQYPETGTYMPIKQLKGFKRVHIKKGQTQNVSISIPKKELRYWDEKTRKFVTPSGNYIFQVGSSSQRINLQKTFAL
- a CDS encoding family 43 glycosylhydrolase, with the translated sequence MKKRLLFISLLAVAIAGISASSVSGANAKKKKKSTPVTLGPNPFITHMFTADPSAHVWKDGRLYVYPSHDIDPPRGCDLMDRYHVFSTDDMVNWKDHGEILNSSQVPWGRPEGGFMWAPDCAYKDGTYYFYFPHPSSSDVHCSWKVGIATSKHPAKDFKVQGYIKGIDDACGMIDPCVFIDDDGQAYLYHGGCGRIIGAKMKDNMMELAEKPRSMEGLKDFHEGAWVHKRNGIYYLMYSDNVPHPEGNRLVYATSTNPLGPWTYQGVILEATGSGTSHGSIVEYKGEWFLFYHNSDLSGGKPELRSICVDKLYYNPDGTIQLVKQTKGTPKK